The Collimonas fungivorans Ter331 genome has a segment encoding these proteins:
- a CDS encoding lipocalin-like domain-containing protein — protein sequence MSERDTKLDGCWRLVSFDTELQDSKERTQPWGAAPNGHLIFGSDGRMMVFITATAREPGNTDEKLVALFRTLIAYTGRYRIDGDRFITKVDASWNEAWNGSEQERFYKLDGDTLLVFTAWMPNPLVPGNPIGRAVLSCRRE from the coding sequence GGCGGTTGGTTTCTTTTGATACTGAACTTCAGGATTCAAAGGAGCGCACTCAACCGTGGGGCGCCGCCCCCAACGGGCACCTTATTTTCGGCTCTGACGGGCGAATGATGGTATTCATTACCGCAACGGCGCGGGAGCCAGGGAATACAGATGAGAAACTGGTGGCGCTTTTCCGTACTCTGATAGCCTACACAGGACGGTATCGAATAGATGGAGACAGGTTCATCACAAAGGTTGACGCATCTTGGAATGAAGCCTGGAACGGCAGTGAGCAGGAGCGATTCTACAAGCTTGATGGGGACACGCTCCTCGTCTTTACGGCCTGGATGCCGAATCCGTTAGTACCAGGAAATCCAATAGGAAGAGCTGTTCTCAGCTGTAGACGCGAGTAA